Proteins from one Periplaneta americana isolate PAMFEO1 chromosome 6, P.americana_PAMFEO1_priV1, whole genome shotgun sequence genomic window:
- the LOC138701292 gene encoding myb/SANT-like DNA-binding domain-containing protein 3, which produces METNKQKEKRVRSCNYTGYEKNVIIDIMTKYSGIIENKRSDSLSLKKREEAWTSLTSEFNSHLNLTPRTVKQIKQCYENMKRNVKKDHSMEKIERFKTGGGTFIPSVDDTNSKLIAIIQDQLEPSQNELDCDAEYNGEIMNQNNQVIDTTEVEEIVDLPVIVRANESIAEVTTEEEELIREELTEAEIRGEINESGSSSGVPPFGSSACTTKKKTTGSKRGYSQIQELAAQSTSLCEVEKEFLIKKYRKEEQLLDIKIENAQLKQQLLKKQLEK; this is translated from the exons ATGGAAACGAATAAGCAGAAAGAAAAGCGAGTTAGGAGTTGCAATTATACAGGCTATGAGAAAAATGTTATAATAGACATTATGACGAAATACAGTGgtataatagaaaataaaagaagtgatAGTCTATCACTAAAGAAACGTGAGGAAGCCTGGACTTCATTGACAAGTGAGTTCAACAGCCATTTAAATTTAACACCTAGGACAGTGAAACAAATAAAACAGTGTTACGAGAACATGAAAAGAAATGTGAAAAAGGACCATTCTATGGAAAAAatagagcgtttcaaaactggtGGTGGTACATTCATCCCCAGTGTTGATGACACGAATTCTAAACTTATTGCCATCATTCAGGATCAGTTGGAGCCTTCACAAAATGAATTAGACTGTGATGCAGAATACAatg GAGAAATCATGAATCAAAATAATCAAGTCATTGACACTACTGAAGTAGAGGAAATAGTTGATTTACCAGTTATCGTAAGAGCAAATGAGTCAATTGCAGAAGTTACGACAGAAGAGGAAGAATTGATAAGGGAGGAGTTGACAGAAGCAGAAATTCGTGGAGAAATAAAT GAGTCTGGTTCATCGTCTGGTGTTCCCCCCTTCGGTAGCTCAGCTTGTACAACGAAGAAAAAAACAACGGGAAGTAAGAGGGGTTATTCACAGATCCAGGAGCTTGCAGCACAAAGCACATCACTCtgtgaagttgagaaagaattccTCATTAAAAAGTATAGGAAAGAAGAACAACTTCTTGACATCAAGATTGAGAATGCACAACTGAAACAACAGTTACTGAAGAAACAATTGGagaagtaa